CCACCGTTGCCCTGACCACCGTTGCCCTGACCACCGTTGCCCTGACCACCGTTGCCCTGACCACCGTTGCCCTGACCACCGTTGCCTTGCCCTCCGTTGCCCTGACCACCGTTGCCTTGCCCTCCGTTGCCCTGGGCGCCGTGACCCTCTCCTGAACTTGCGTAAACAATTTCAGCGCCCTTGATACTCAAAAATCCATTGTATGAGAAGAAGAGCGTGGGCAAGGCTAAAACAGCAATTGCACTTGCGATCTTTACAAGCCAAATCCGACTCATTTTGCGTTCCTCCTTACGAAAGATAGGCATCTGTACCCATTGGTGCCTTCGACTCTCCCGCTCTCCCGCGTGCTCCACCCCACTTTCCACCCGTCCAGTTGCGGCGTTACCCTAATGTGTGGTTCTATCAGGAGTTCGTTACGCAAGATCCTTCAATCGATATTCAAATTCGTTCTTCCGAATGACCGGTTTCCGATGAGTTCCGTGTAACGAAAACCGAGATTTGGGCACATATTGATGTCGAGGCGGATGCCTGAACAAAGGATGCGAAGTTGCGGTACATACGGGATAACAGAAAGTGAGGGCAAGTAATTGTCTAGAGAAGGAGGGAGAGACTCATTGCCTCAAGCGCAGCGGGACGGTCCTCCGCACCCGATAGTAGAGGAGCTCAAGCGTTTGTGCGAGGAGCGAAAACTGAGCCAATCGTTTCTAGCTATGAGGCTTCAGGTGAGCGCGTCGCATCTTAATCGAGTCATTGGCTGTAGAGCTCAACCGAGCTCTGCGCTCCTCGAGCGCATTACCAACCTGTTGCGCGCCGAGAACGGGAGGGCCAGAGTCCGTTAGCCCGGCAAGGAGAATACTGGCGGAAGTGAGAGCGCGAGTGGACGCAGAGCAGTTTGCGCGTATTTACGATACCCACTACTCTCGGGTATTTCGATACCTTCTAGGGCGGACACGCAATCCGCACGATGCCGAAGAGCTCGCCGCTGACGTTTTCGCCACCGCCCTGGAGTCGCTGGAGCGTGGAGCCGAGCCTCGACAGATCGGCAGCTGGATTGTAGGGATCGCGGATCACCTGGCGTCGCGGTTCTTCCGGGAACGGATGACAGAGGTCGAACACGCCGAGACGTCGCTCGGCGAAGAGGAGGATCCCGAGGAACTTGCGCTCGGTCAATTGGACAGCCAGGCGCTCTGGCAGTGCTTCGATACCCTGAGTCCGGAGTACCGGCGAATCCTGCTCCTGCGGGTCGTGGCCGGGTTGAGTGCGCGAGAGGTCGCGGAAAGCATGCGCAAAACCGAAGGGGCGATTCGAGTGCTGCAGTTCCGGGCACTGAAAGCACTTCGGAAGAGCTGGATGGAGGCGGAGCGGGACGATGGACGATCACGAACAACGCGCCCATGAAAGGCATTTAGAGCTTTTGTTAAAGAAGTTGCTCGGAGAAGTCACCGACGAGCAATTCGAGACGTCCGGCGCAGACGCCGAGTCACTTGAGGTGCTCGAGCTGCGGGATACAGCTCGGCGGTTGCGGGCGGCTGTTCAGTGGGTGCCGCTCCCGGCAGGACGAAACGCTGTGCGGAGAGCTCTTCTAACCACGGTGCAGCGAGACCGCCGGGGTCCCGCTCCTCTTCGCCAAACACGCGGATGGCAGGTGTGGGTGGGAGTCGCTGCGGCGGTGGTATTGGGGATGTGGGGGATCGGGGCTGGTCTGACGTGGGGCGGGCGTTCCCCCGCAAGCCCGTGGTACGGCGCACGGGTGGCGCTTGAAGAGCTCGAAGTGGCGCTGATCCCGGATCGGCTGGACAAGGGGGAGATGTTGCTCAAGACCACGCGGGCGAGAATCGCGGAAGTGCAAGCGATGGCGGAGGCGGGAGATTCACTGGGGCTGCGCCGTGCCGCCAACGCCCTGGACAGTGAAGCCGGGTGGCTGCACGCGATCATGACCACCCTTTCCGCGACGGACCGAGACCGTTTCACGCGGGATCTCAAGCACATTTGATGCCCGGTCGCCTGCCGAACATGGCAAGGCTAGGAGGAACAGGGATGCGTTGGATGCTGGGCTTGGTGTGGGTTTCGGTGTTGGTCCTTAGCGGGGTTGCCCCCGGATGGACGGCTCAACCAGACTACTCGCTCAATTATCAGTTTTCTGAGGTGCAGCCTCCGGCAAGTCCGGGTGCCATAACGCAAAACGCCGGGAGTGTGGGGGGACTGCATTCCGTCCTTTCGCTGACCGGTAGCGTCCTGCCTGGGTGTTCAGGGGGCGCCGGGTGTGGATCTTTTGCCGTGTCAGTCGCGGGACTTGGGACTTCGCCGAGCGGACAGTTTGGGCAGTTGCGAGGGACGTTTGCCTGTGGCAGCGGTGAGTGCGCCATGACGCTCACCGGCGGCACCGGGGTTTTTAGCAAAGTGGATGCCAGTGAATTTACTTTGAGTTCCACGGGTCGCTCCAATGGGTTGCTGAGCACGTCGATCATCAACCACGGCGCTTGGGTGTCAACAGTCGCGCGGGCAGCAGCGGTGCTCAAGGCGGAGGGGCAACTTCCGGCCGGGCTTACGGTGGGGGATCTTGTGAGCCAGGCTGCTCAAAATGAGAAGGAATTGCAGCAAACGTCTCAACAGCAGGGTCAAAGCGGAGGCAGCAAAGGTAATGGGAAGGGCAATTCTGGCCCCGGCAACGGGAGCGGGAGTGGCAACGGGAGCGGGAGTGGCAACGGGAACGGGAGTGGCAACGGGAATGGGAGTGGCAACGGGAACGGGAGTGGCAACGGGAACGGGGGTGGCGGAGGTCGAGGGCATTAATTGAAGTCTTCCGCGTTAGTCGCTGCCCCGACATATATAAGCGGAGATCGGCGCGCCGACCCGAACGGGCCGGCGTCATGGCGTCTAAATTAAGTCCGGGCTCTCAGTCGAAAGCGAGGGACGTCGAGAGCTCCCGGTTCGCGTCGATCTGCGCCTTCAGGTCCGCGATCTTCTGCTCCGCGGTGGCAATGGCATCGGCGCCAGCGATGAAGCGGCTCGGAGGCGGCTCCTGGCTCGCAATCGTGATGAGCGCGCGCGCGAGCTTCGCAGGGTCCCCGGATTGCTGGCCGTTCTGGGCTTTCCAGTACTCGACGAGGGGCCCTCTGCGTTCGTCGTAGTCGGCGATGGACGGCTCGGCATAGTTCGTCGATTGCTGCGTGAGGAGTTCCGTGCGGAAGAATCCCGGATTGACGATCGTCGTATTGATGCCAAACGGTGCGACCTCGGCATGCAGCGACTCCATCCACCCCTCAAGGCCGAACTTCGACGCGGCGTAAGCCGTCACGAAGTCGTAACCGGCGGCGAGGCCCGCTGCCGAAGAGATCGAGATGATGTGCCCCGAGCGCTGCTTGCGCATCACCGGAAGGACCGCGCGCGTGACGTTCATCGGGCCAATGAGGCTCGTCGCCAATTGCCGATCGAACTGCTCCGGCGTCAACTCCTCGAAGTAGCCGGCGTAGAAGCTCGCCGCGTTGTTTACCAGCACGTCGATGCGACCAAACCGGTCGACTGCGGCCTTTACAGCCGTTTTGGCATCGGCACGGCTCGTGACGTCTAGCTTGACGGGCAACAAGTCGTTCGACTGTCCCAGGGCCTTCGATACGAGGGCGGTGTCCCGGCCAGTGGCCACGACGGCATACCCGACCGCCAGGGCCGCCTTGGCGAAATCGGCACCCATGCCCCGGCTCGCTCCGGTGATGAACCAGACCTTCTTGTTATTCACGACATCTCCATCCTCTCTGAGGCGCGAGACTTGAAACGCTCGATGCGGTACGCGATCTCGGGTCCGTTGTCCCCCTCGTACGCGAGTTGCGCCATCGCCAGGGCGAACGGCTCCAGGTATCTCGCGATTCGCAGCGATCCAGCATCCACGGGTTCAAAGCCGACGTCACGAATCAACGTCGCTGCGATGTCTTTCGCGGCCTGGTCATTGCCGCAGTACATGAGGCTCGGCCGGCGCCGCGTCCGTCGCTTTGCGGCGAACACGCCGAACAAGACCTCACTCGGGACGGTGCTGAACGCCGACACGACGTGGGCTTTTCGAACCTTCCGGGCCAACACCTCCGCACCTGATGACGTGCGAGTGACGGCCAGCCCGGTGTCGTCCGCGTTCATCGGGAGCGAGCAGCTGACGATCACTTTGCCGGAGAGATCGCCGGCCCGCTTCAACACGTCGTTGACCCGCGACCAATGCACGGCCAGCAACAGTAAGTCAGCGTCGCTGGCGGCGTCAGCCGGCGTCCCGGCGCGTGCATTTCCTTGTGCTTCGCGCGCTAGCCGTTTCAGCTTTCGCCCGCTCCGAGCGTAGCTGAATACGACGTCATGTCCGGCGCGCGCGAAGATCGTTCCGAGCTTGCCGCCCATCAACCCCGAACCAAGGATGCCAATGCGCATCTTCAACCTGCCCGTTCAACGATCTGCATCTGCATTTCATTCATGCGGCCGCCGTGAACCTTGAGTTTGGAGAACTCGGCTTCGAGGTCGCTCAGATCCTCAGGCGTCAGCTGAACGTCGAGCGCACTCTCATCAACTGGGATTTCCGGTTTGGCACTTGCATTCCTTCGTCGGTGGAACCCGGTTCGTTCTTTGCCACCGGAGCCCTCTCCGGCGGTCCCACGAAAGCCGGTTTGTGCTATCCTGAGACCCTCCACACTCGGCACAGCCGCACTGACGGCCGATTTACCGGTCACCACTCCGACCTCCGGTCCTGGCCGTTCGATTGGTAGCAACAAAGGCGCTGCTATCCCGCCGGCACCGACAGTGTCGTAAGCCGCTGCACGATCGCCCCGAACAGTCGTCGCGTGAGGTGCCCTTCCGCCAGCAGCAGCCAGTAGTATCGGGCGTGTTTCACGAGCCGGCCACCCGTCTGCATCAGCCGCTGCTGCAGACTCGTCAGCGACCAACTGTCGATCCGCTTCAGCAACCCGAGCCGCCGCCAGAGGTTCCCCAGATTGTACGCAATGATGCTCAGCCACAACCGCACCTCATTCGCCCGGAACCGGTGGCAACTCAATCGCGTCATCTTCACTGCCTGTTTGCCCTCCTTGATCCACTGCTCCGCCGTCCCGCGTTTATTGTGGAACCGCACCACCGCCCGGCTGTCTGTCGCCAAGGTCGTCACGATGAAGCCCACTCGAGGAAACAGTTCCCCGCAGTGGAACTCGATCTTCGCCACTACGCGCCGCGCGATCTTCCAACTAGCGGCCTGGTACCGAAAGCTCGTGAACCGCACCACCGGCTTGTGACTGGGGCGCCCGACCGGCCGCGTGAGCAGTTCCGCGATGGCCCGCTCCAAGATGTCGTTGGAGGAGATGCGGATGGCGTACGTTGCGTTCCGCGTCTCCAGGGCTTCGTAGAGCTCCGGCTTGGCAAAACCGGCATCGGCCCGGACGACTACGTCCTTGCCCGGCCGCTGCTGCCGCTCGAGCTCGGGCAGCAGCACCTGGTCCCACTCCTCGGCGCTGTGGACGTTGCCCGGTCGCAGCTTTGCCGCCAGACAGTCGCCCTCCCGATTGAACAGCAGCAGCGGATGGTAGCAGGTCGACGCAAAGTGCCCGTTGTAGGCGCTCTGCTCCTGCTGGCCGTAAACAGGGATCTCCGTACTATCGAGATCGAGCACCACCCGCTGCGGGGTGTCCACGGGGTCTACCCGTGCGATCAGCTCCCGATTGAGCGCGGCCAGCCCGGCCAGATTCTCATCTTGGGTCAACAACTCCGTCTCGAAGGAGTGCGCCCGGGACGTTAGGGCGGCCCCGCGCTCCCAACGCTGCTCCGACCCGATCAGCCGGAAGGTCGGATCCCGGGAGAGGCGTTCAGCATCATTCACGTCCTCGTACCCCGCCAATCGGCGGGAGACCGATTGCCGGACCAGGTCAGCGAGCGGGAACTGGGTGTTCGAGCCTCGCGGATCGGTCAAGTGCTGTGTGATGAGGGTGCTGAAGCCCAACCGCTCGTCCAGTTCGCGGACGAGGATCAGGCCACCATCGGAGGTGACCCGCGACCCCTGGAACTCGATCTTCAACGCGGTGTTGAACGAGAGCTGAAAGGGCTGGTGTTGGGCTTCACCCATTGGGTATGCACCTCTCCAGCGCAAGCATCGCGCTCAAACCCGTATCAATAAAGACATTCGACGTGTCCGCGAGGTTCTCAGTGCGCAGCCAAATCGGAAATCCGGGTTAATACAGAGGGTCGCTGCCTTGCCGAAGATGTTTGTTAGCGTGACGCTACAGACGATCTGCCGGGCGGGATTGTCGAAAAAGGAAGCCGATAAGCCACAATGCGTCGCGACGACGTTCTGCGGAAGAGAGTATCTCCTCTGGGCGCCTCCTGACGCAAGAGGTGGTGGCAGTATGACGACCTATTTTCTTCCCATCCATAGAGCTTTCTCAGAAGATTGTTCGTCGCAAAATCATCCAAACGAATGAGCCTTGAGCCATGCACTCGG
This genomic stretch from bacterium harbors:
- a CDS encoding sigma-70 family RNA polymerase sigma factor, producing MDAEQFARIYDTHYSRVFRYLLGRTRNPHDAEELAADVFATALESLERGAEPRQIGSWIVGIADHLASRFFRERMTEVEHAETSLGEEEDPEELALGQLDSQALWQCFDTLSPEYRRILLLRVVAGLSAREVAESMRKTEGAIRVLQFRALKALRKSWMEAERDDGRSRTTRP
- a CDS encoding DUF5667 domain-containing protein, whose protein sequence is MWVGVAAAVVLGMWGIGAGLTWGGRSPASPWYGARVALEELEVALIPDRLDKGEMLLKTTRARIAEVQAMAEAGDSLGLRRAANALDSEAGWLHAIMTTLSATDRDRFTRDLKHI
- a CDS encoding SDR family NAD(P)-dependent oxidoreductase, translating into MNNKKVWFITGASRGMGADFAKAALAVGYAVVATGRDTALVSKALGQSNDLLPVKLDVTSRADAKTAVKAAVDRFGRIDVLVNNAASFYAGYFEELTPEQFDRQLATSLIGPMNVTRAVLPVMRKQRSGHIISISSAAGLAAGYDFVTAYAASKFGLEGWMESLHAEVAPFGINTTIVNPGFFRTELLTQQSTNYAEPSIADYDERRGPLVEYWKAQNGQQSGDPAKLARALITIASQEPPPSRFIAGADAIATAEQKIADLKAQIDANRELSTSLAFD
- a CDS encoding NAD(P)-binding domain-containing protein: MRIGILGSGLMGGKLGTIFARAGHDVVFSYARSGRKLKRLAREAQGNARAGTPADAASDADLLLLAVHWSRVNDVLKRAGDLSGKVIVSCSLPMNADDTGLAVTRTSSGAEVLARKVRKAHVVSAFSTVPSEVLFGVFAAKRRTRRRPSLMYCGNDQAAKDIAATLIRDVGFEPVDAGSLRIARYLEPFALAMAQLAYEGDNGPEIAYRIERFKSRASERMEMS
- a CDS encoding IS1380 family transposase, whose protein sequence is MGEAQHQPFQLSFNTALKIEFQGSRVTSDGGLILVRELDERLGFSTLITQHLTDPRGSNTQFPLADLVRQSVSRRLAGYEDVNDAERLSRDPTFRLIGSEQRWERGAALTSRAHSFETELLTQDENLAGLAALNRELIARVDPVDTPQRVVLDLDSTEIPVYGQQEQSAYNGHFASTCYHPLLLFNREGDCLAAKLRPGNVHSAEEWDQVLLPELERQQRPGKDVVVRADAGFAKPELYEALETRNATYAIRISSNDILERAIAELLTRPVGRPSHKPVVRFTSFRYQAASWKIARRVVAKIEFHCGELFPRVGFIVTTLATDSRAVVRFHNKRGTAEQWIKEGKQAVKMTRLSCHRFRANEVRLWLSIIAYNLGNLWRRLGLLKRIDSWSLTSLQQRLMQTGGRLVKHARYYWLLLAEGHLTRRLFGAIVQRLTTLSVPAG